In one window of Longimicrobium sp. DNA:
- a CDS encoding diacylglycerol kinase family protein: MQRFYAIVNPVAGRGAARRAWAAVRAVLADAGAEVEMAETRAHGHAAELAEAAGRAGWPAILAFGGDGTVHEAANGLLRAEADAALGIVPVGSGNDFALLAGIGRDPAEAARRIVSGAERRVDVGRVNGRWFTNGVGIGIDARVAVEANRSRRGRGIGIYLWALARVLRSFRPPAIRVEIDGREVIDRPLTLVTVGNGGRHGGGFWICPDARIDDGALDVCVCDGVSRPRLLALLPRVLRGTHVGASCVHMRRARRVLITSDAPLPVHADGEILDEAARELEIEIFPGRLRLLG; the protein is encoded by the coding sequence AACCCCGTGGCCGGGCGCGGCGCCGCCCGCCGTGCGTGGGCCGCCGTGCGCGCGGTGCTGGCGGACGCGGGCGCGGAAGTGGAGATGGCGGAGACGCGCGCGCACGGGCACGCCGCGGAGCTGGCCGAGGCGGCGGGGCGCGCGGGGTGGCCGGCCATCCTCGCGTTCGGCGGCGACGGCACCGTGCACGAGGCGGCGAACGGTCTCCTGCGCGCCGAAGCCGACGCGGCGCTGGGGATCGTGCCGGTAGGAAGCGGGAACGACTTCGCGCTGCTGGCGGGGATCGGGCGCGATCCGGCGGAGGCGGCGCGGCGCATCGTCTCCGGCGCGGAGCGGCGGGTGGACGTGGGGCGGGTGAACGGCCGGTGGTTCACCAACGGGGTGGGGATCGGGATCGACGCGCGCGTGGCGGTGGAGGCGAACCGCAGCCGCCGCGGCCGCGGCATTGGCATCTACCTGTGGGCGCTCGCGCGGGTGCTGCGCTCCTTCCGCCCGCCGGCCATCCGCGTGGAGATCGACGGGCGCGAGGTGATCGACCGCCCGCTGACACTGGTGACGGTGGGAAACGGCGGGCGGCACGGCGGCGGGTTCTGGATCTGCCCCGACGCGCGCATCGACGACGGCGCGCTGGACGTGTGCGTGTGCGACGGGGTGAGCCGGCCGCGCCTTCTCGCGCTGCTGCCGAGGGTGCTGCGCGGCACGCACGTGGGCGCCAGTTGCGTGCACATGCGCCGCGCGCGCCGCGTCCTCATCACCAGCGACGCGCCGCTTCCCGTGCACGCGGACGGCGAGATCCTGGACGAAGCGGCCCGCGAGCTGGAGATCGAGATCTTTCCCGGGCGGCTGCGGCTGCTCGGATAG